The Pseudomonas cavernicola DNA segment CTGCCGGGCCTGGTGGTCGACCGTTTCGGCGATATCGTCGTGGTCCAGTTGGCCTCCGCCACCATGGAGCGGCATAAGGACGACGTGCTCGCCGCGCTGATCCAGGTGCTCAAACCCAGCGGCGTGCTGTGGAAGAACGACTCCGCCGCCCGTGATGCCGAAGGCCTGAGCCGCTACGTCGACACGGCGTTCGGCACGGTGCCGGAGTGGGTAGCCCTGGAAGAGAACGGCGTGAAGTTCGAAGCGCCGGTCATGGAAGGCCAGAAAACCGGCTGGTTCTACGACCACCGGATGAACCGCGCGCGACTGGCGCCCTACGTCAAAGGCAAGCGCGTGCTCGACCTGTTCAGCTACATCGGCGGCTGGGGCGTGCAGGCGGCGGCGTTTGGCGCCAGCGAAGTGATGTGCGTAGACGCCTCCGGTTTTGCCCTTGACGGTGTCGAGCGCAATGCCACGCTAAACGGCCTGTCCGAGCGCGTGGCTTGCGTGGAAGGCGATGTCTTCGAAGCCCTGAAGGAACTGAAAGCCGCCGAAGAGCGCTTCGACGTGATCGTCGCCGATCCGCCAGCCTTCATTAAGCGCAAGAAGGATCTGAAAAACGGTGAGGCCGCCTACCGTCGCCTCAACGAACAAGCCATGCGCCTGCTGAACAAGGACGGCATCCTGGTCAGCGCCTCCTGCTCCATGCACCTGCCGGAAGACGACCTGCAGAACATCCTGCTCAGCAGCGCCCGCCACCTGGATCGCAATATCCAGCTGCTCGAACGTGGCGGCCAAGGCCCGGATCACCCGGTACACCCGGCTATCGTCGAGACCCGCTACATCAAGAGCCTGACCTGCCGCTTGCTGCCAGTCTGAGTTGACTGTGTAGGGTGGGTTAGCCGCTCCGCGGCGTACCCCACCACCGGTGCCGCGAACCAATCCGTCTGGTGGGTTACGGCCTACGGCCTAACCCACCCTACCCCGCGCCCGACCATCAGCCTTTCCACGGTCCGAGCGCCAAGAGTAGAATCCAGGCATCCCTCGCCACTCATCCCCGGCGGGCATGTGAGCCCAGGCCCAGCATGCGGTGATCCCGCTACGCCTCCCGGCCTTGATCCGAACACACAGCGACTACTGTTTGCATCCGATCCAAGCGACGCTCACCATACGTACATAACCGCTACCTGATTAGCTGCAGGAACTACCATGCCTGACTATCGCTCGAAAACCTCCACCCACGGCCGCAACATGGCCGGCGCCCGCGCCCTGTGGCGTGCCACCGGGATGAAGGACGAGGACTTCAAGAAGCCGATCATCGCCATCGCCAACTCCTTCACCCAGTTCGTGCCCGGCCATGTGCACCTGAAGGACCTCGGTCAGTTGGTCGCCCGCGAGATCGAGCGGGCCGGCGGCGTCGCCAAAGAATTCAACACCATCGCCGTGGATGACGGCATCGCCATGGGCCACGACGGCATGCTCTATTCGCTGCCGAGCCGCGAGATCATCGCCGACTCCGTCGAATACATGGCCAACGCCCACTGCGCCGACGCCATCGTCTGCATTTCCAACTGCGACAAGATCACCCCCGGCATGCTGATGGCCTCCTTGCGCCTGAATATCCCGGTGATCTTCGTCTCCGGCGGGCCGATGGAAGCCGGCAAGACCAAACTGGCCAGCCACGGCCTGGATCTGGTCGACGCCATGGTGATCGCCGCT contains these protein-coding regions:
- a CDS encoding class I SAM-dependent rRNA methyltransferase; the encoded protein is MSLPSLRLKANADRRLRAGHLWVYSNEVDVVATPLNGFNAGDQAILEAAGGKPLGIVALSPNNLICARLISRDTKHVLDKSLLVHRINVALSLRERLFDKPYYRLVYGDSDLLPGLVVDRFGDIVVVQLASATMERHKDDVLAALIQVLKPSGVLWKNDSAARDAEGLSRYVDTAFGTVPEWVALEENGVKFEAPVMEGQKTGWFYDHRMNRARLAPYVKGKRVLDLFSYIGGWGVQAAAFGASEVMCVDASGFALDGVERNATLNGLSERVACVEGDVFEALKELKAAEERFDVIVADPPAFIKRKKDLKNGEAAYRRLNEQAMRLLNKDGILVSASCSMHLPEDDLQNILLSSARHLDRNIQLLERGGQGPDHPVHPAIVETRYIKSLTCRLLPV